CTCCGTCTCCCGCGACTCCTCCATGTCGGCCTCTGCATCCATCTCCGCTTCGACCTCCTTGAAGAGGGCGTCAGTTGCCGCCCGTTCCTGCCGGATGAATTGCCGGTTGGCCTCTatataggcctcatcctggatggactccagaatggcctgctgctccgccatctcgTCTGCTTGTGCAACGGCGAactccgcctccacgtcctccatGTTGAAGCCCGAAGCCGCTCTTGCTTTAGCTGCTTAGGCTCgtccacctccttctccacctccatcgGAGCCGGCTGCTGCTCCTTTCCCTCATCCTCCTttgcccgctcctcctcctccggtttCGGCAAGTTCGGAGGCAGCCCGACAGCGATGCAGGCGGTGCGCGCGGTGCACCTCGCCCGGATCTCCTGCTCGATCTGGTACCGGCGCTCCGACGTGAACATATCGTAGGTGGTTATCTTTTGCCAGACCATGGAGAAGCTGGAGAGCATGCGAAGAGCGACAgagcgggagagaggaggtggatgggctcaGGTAGGCGGCGGGATAGGGTTGGGTGATGCCAGCCGAATTAAATAGTCGGATTTGGCCTCGGGCGGCGAGCCGAAGTAGAACCACACGTCGTTCACACCCCCACCGGAGGAGACGTCTGTCGGACCACCGGATTTTCGGGCGATTTCGTGTGGGACCTCGTCGTTAGTCCAATGTGGCAGACGTGTCCGGGCGCcctcatatccgccccatatttgggttgACTATGAGGGGTGCCGTTCAGCTCAGATGTTTAAGGCCCATTTGAGGCGCCCGTGTCGGTCGAATTTTCATGACCGGACCGTCCGCCCGGGCATCTGAGGCCAGTTTGGGGTGCCCGGATGTAGATATATCTTAAGACAAAACAGACGCaaacgctcatatatacgcgcacatattcacccctatgaacgcacatacACGCATCCTACCTCTATTAGCACCTCGGAAAAGATCGAGTCGGCATATTATCTtagagattttacgaagtcaccgtaacGCCTGTAGTCAACTGAAATGCCTTCCACTAAACATGCATCACCGAAAATCCTGCAATAAATTCAAGATAAATGCCAACACTAAAATTTAAAACCTATGGGCTGAGGAGACCGCTGTTCACTAAAGCAAACAGCGGCAGGCCACCATGCACCCGGTGGCGTCCGGATCCAAAATACGAcgcccccccttcaaaaaaaaaataCGACGCCCCGCACAGCACAGCACCGCACCGCACCGCAGCGAAATTCTAAATTTAAATTTACTGGCGTTTATTACTGATCCAGTTAAGTAACCGCGGCAATCCGCGTATACAATGACATCTTCCGGATCTCCTCCGTGGTTTAATGATATTAAACTAGTGGGTGTTTTCAAGGAATATCTTAATTTCATTGAGAGTAGAAGTAGTAGGCCAGCGGTGCGGTGAAGGTTGGTGGCCGGCGGGCCCCGCCGACAATCACCCGCCCCGCCACGTCGGAGCCCACGAGCAGAACGTTACgcgaaagagaaaaagaaaagaaaagaaaaaaaagaaaagaaaaaaaaagcggaTGAGACGGGGAGATGCCCGGGCCCGCGCGTGGGCCCCGCCCGCCCCCCACTGCCTGCCTGGAGACTTTCCCTCGTGCCCTTTTAACCCACCCGCAGCGACCGGTGCGCGCAGGCGCCACGTCAGCCGGGTGAAACCCTCCGCACTGTCCAGATCAGGCCCATCCACGCGTGGTGGTCCCCCGGGCCAAAGCCGATCGATGGCGTAGCGCCACTTCTTTATTCTTTTCCtacttgctttatttattttgcgtGGAGTGTTAAGTTTTTTACTAGAGGATAAAAAAATTGGTTGGGGAAGGGAACAAATGGGCGGGGCGTGGCGCCATCACCCACCCACCCACCTGCTATAGCCCGTGGACGGTTCGGGGACTCACCCCGCTCGGCTGCCCCGCCACGTGTCGGCCATCGGGCCATGCTTGTTGCGTAAGGAAGCGTCCACGAGATTTTATCGCGTGTTCCGTTGGGTGCTGGGCGGTGGGGGCGGCCACGGTGGCAGGCGCGGGGGCGGGGCCGTCGGATGCGTGGGGCGGATCCTGGCCGTCGGATGCGGGCATGGGCAGCGACAAAAAGAGGATGAGGCCTAGAAAGCGAGCCACaaggggaggggaggaggccaCACCAGACCAGAGAAGCAGCAGCCATTTCCTTCCAGCCGAGGGAGACGAGACGAGAGGAGAGCACTCTTCCCTCTAGGAGAGGAGTAGCatcgtgagagagagggagagggaggagatacTCGTGAGCGCGAGGGGAAGGAGAAGGACAAGGAGGGCGggctctctcgctctctcccgctGCCTTGTCGAGGCGGTTGGTGCGTGGatctgcgcggcggcggcggtgcctgcCGGACGCCGGCGACTAGGCGGGGAGATCGGAGGCGCATGCCTCAGATCTGACATGGAGCGGATCCGGGAAGGAAGGAGGGCCGCACTGGCCATGTCCGGCGGGGCGCCTCCGCCGCGGCGCCGGCTCAGGAGCAACGGCGGCGGCGTCTCCGGCGGCGCGGGGCCGAGGGACTCGCCTCGGTCCGAGAGGAGGCGGGGGGACCGCCTCATGCTCAACGGCAACGGCCGCGACGACGGCGACGACACCTCCGACgacagcctcggcgacgacgacgacgaccccgACGAGGAGCTCGCCGCCTCCGCGCCCAGGTTCCCGTCGGTGCAGCGCCGGTCACCCAGCACGGCGCCTCCGCCGTCCCCGCCACAGCCTGGCGCCGCGCACcatcacagcagcagcagcagcggcggcggcggcggcggttacaacaaccaccaccaccacggccCGCAGTCGATGCACCGGAAGGGGGGCTCCAATCCCAAGGGCCCCATAGTGTGGAAGGCCGCCGACGAAATGATCGGCGTTCCAGTCCCGAGGAAGGCGCGCTCAGGTATGCTATGCACCGCAAAACAAGCAAATTTCCACCCTTGTTGCCGCTTCTCTTTCCCTGATCTCGACGGCGTTCCTCGTGTTTTCCGCAGCTTCTACCAAGAGGTCTTCGCACGAGTGGACAGGCCCCGGCggtgggagcggcggcggcgccgctgTAGACGGCTCGCAGATCCAGCGGCCTTCTTCACGGCCGATCTCGCCGGCTTCCACATCGGCCACCGCCCCTGCTCGGAAAAAGCTGGTGCGTTTTTCAGGCCGACACAATCCATCTCCCCTCATGATTCCTTAAACTCTTGCCCTTACTGATTTCCCTCTCTCCGGTGTCTCGCAGAAAACACTTGGCGGCGGTGGGAGCAGCGGCGGTTCTGGGCCTGTACCGAAGCAGCGGCCGTCGCCGGCTTCAGCTCCTTCGGCAGCCCCGCCTCAGCCGCCACCAGCAAAGATTTCCAAGTCGCCATCGTTCATTCAGGAGGAGATCGAGGTCGCCGAGGTGCTATTTGGCCTGACGCGGCAGTTCCCCTGCCCTCCCAAGCAGGAGAACATGAACCACAAGCCGGAGCCCAAGGACGCGCCGGAGGCCAAGTCCGGGAACTCTTCGCCGGCTCCGTCGTCATCTGTCGTCCGGCCGGCAGATTCAGCCTCTCTCACCACTATAGGTGGGCAGCTCGTCAATTTTGATCTTACAATGATTTTTTGTTGCTAATTTTGGTTTTGTGGGTCTAATAAGCTTCCTCACTGCTTTTGCCAGCCCCAAAGAGGAAGCGGCCACGGCTCGCCAAGTACGACAACGAGAACCGCCCGGCGAGCCCAGCAAAACCGGACACGGCAGAGCCGCCCGCAAGGCCGGAAGTGCTTCCGGTGGCAAGATCAGATGCGAAGCCGTCCGTGTCGGCTGTGGCCGAAAGTGTcgccagcaccgccgccgccgccgccaccgctggcgcgcAGCAGGAGGCTACCCGGGAGCCAGAGAAGAGGGAGGACCACAGAGGAAGAGATCCAGAGCTCCGGGCCAGTGAATCAGATCGACGGGATCCCGGGCCCGAGAGCAGCCGGGCCGAGCCGCCGGCAGCAGCAGTCAAGCCCGACGGCGAGGCTGCTGCGCCGGTCGGCTCTGAGGCCAGGAATGGGGAGGCCACCACCGCGACAAAGAGGTGGGCCATTTGGATTTTTTATATTATTGGTGTTGTGATAACCATTATTGCCTTTGGATTGTGCCGATCTGATTAGTATATTCACGATTTCGCGTgaattgttttatttttttatcagTGAGCTGGCATCCGATGGCGCTCGGCAAGAAAAGTTTTGCATTGATCTCATGGTGGGTATATGCTTTCATGTGTGTGGTTGAATTGGTCTTGCGGAATTTGCTGGGCAAAGATTGAAAACGACAATTTTTTGCCGCAACTGTTGATtggcttttttgttttcttttcagcCCTTTTTTCATCTCACCTTTTTCTCTCCCCTTGTGCTTGTTCCAGGCTCCCCCTCCTGGGAAGCTATCTCCTGATAGAGATGGCTCTTCCGACCCTGATGCGGATAAGAAGGGATTGGATTCTGAGATGGACGTGGTGGGTGCCTCTGTCTGCTTCAGTTTCACCAATTCTGTTGATTGACCTCCTTAGCGGCTGGAGCATTGGATGTTTGATTCTGATCGGTCCATTTGTTGTTCATCTTTTGCTGGGATTTCAGGCCGGGAGAGGAAATTCTGAAAAGAAAGATGGCGAGAGGACCCGGAGAGGCCTGGAGATCAATCTGGAGGACGAGAAGGCGCAAAGGATTCCGGCGGAGGAGCTTGCTCCAAAGAAGCTCACTCTGCAGCTTGATTTGGAGAAGCCCAGCCAAGGGGACGAAAAGTCGCCATCTGAGCGCAGACAGCCGCCATTGCCGccaccgcagcagcagcagcacaagccCTCAAAGTCCGAGGTCAAGCATGAGAAATCACGTAAGAATTTCGCCTGGTTCTTCCCCATTTTCTCACTGCTTTTGTAAAAGGTGATTCTTTGTTGACTTGGGTTTTTCCTCATCTGGCAGCTCTACCTGCTGCTTTACCCCCTATGCCAATGACCGTAGGCGGCTGGATGGGGACTTTCCCACCTTTTAGGTGAGTTTTCACTGCTGTTCGATGTTTTACACGCACTCTTGCTCCCTGAAGGATTTGTGGTCTAAAATCTGTTGTTTCTTACCTTGGCAGTTACATTGCTCCTGTTCCTGGACTAtcagctcctgggcttcatcatcCTATGGACATCAAGCCAGGGACTTCTGCTGGATTACAGGTTCGCTTTCTCACTTAAGCTATGGTGTGGTTTCTGTCTTTGGAGTGAATTTCTTTGCCAAGTCTAAAGGTTTCCTATATTGCAGCATCCTGCATTGCCTCCACTGCCAGTACGCCCCAAGCGCTGCGCTACACATTGTTACATCGCACAGCAGATCCAATACCACCAGCGAATTACAAAGATGAACTCTTTCTGGCCCACAACAgcggctgccgctgctgctgccgccgccacaaGATCTGCACCATTCTTTGGTCCAAGAGGACCATTCAACATGGGCGTCGTTCCACCTGCGGAGGCTGCCTCCCTTCTCGCGAACCCAATGCAGGGGAGCTACCCTGTTCGGGCACACGCCCCGCTGCAAGAAACTAAGGCTCCTTCAATGGTGCCTTCTCCTTTCCAGGGGAGCCTCTCCAAGGATAAAGCGGCATCCAGCAGTGCCAGTGTTGCTGAATCAAACCAAAGGAAGCAACCTCCAGCTCTTGAAGCGCAGCAGTCCTCTCCCATGCCACCAAACATGATGGTATGCTTGTCGTGGATTTATGCTATTCATTACTAGTATTTCTTATGGTTCTTTTTGGTAATTTTTTCCTTATATAATTTCCCGTGCACcctttgttttttacagcaagcgCCAACATTCATCTTTCCATTCAACCAACATGCTGCAGCAGTAGCAGCTGCAACTGCCGCTGCCAATCGAATGGGAGATACAAAATCTTCTGGCACCAGCAGTGCGATGCCGTCATCTGCCACTGCCCACGCTTCAGCAGCACACGCTGGCGCATCGGCCATGAACTTGAGCTTTGCCAACTTGCAGCCGGGTGATGCCCAGTTCTTGGCCATCTTACAGAACGGCTACCCATTCCAGCTCGCTGCTGCTCATGCTGGAGGAGCTCCATCATATCGAGGCATGGCACCACCAGGCCCAGGTGTACCGTATTTCAACGGGCATGTCTACTCTCCCCACATGTTGAACCCATCACAGCAGCAAGGTACGCAGCAACAAAATCATCAGAAAAACTCAATGCCAAGCTTGTCTGGTTCCTCTCAGAAGCATCAGCCACAACAATCACAAGGGTTGCTGGGATATGCACCAAATGCtaatgctgctgctgccgctgccgcagcTGCCGCAGCAGCCGCTGCCAACAGTTCCCAGAGCTATTCGAGCGGCAACCAGCGTCCTGTTCTTCTACATGGCCTCGCTCACCGACAGGATCCAGACAAGACTCTGCAAGATGGCCAGTCAAGTGATGACAAGTCTTCACACCATCAGAAGGGTGGGCATGAACATAATTTTGCTATTCCAATGCATCTTCCAAATTTTGCGTTGATGCCATCTGCTGGGAATCAGAGTGAGAAGAAATCGAATGATCACCAccagcagccaccaaccagtcgaGGCCAGGGGGTTCGAATTGATCTTGCTTCATCTCAGCCTTTTGTGATGCCCTTTGGTTCCATTGGCGCTCCTGGTTCTGCTCCAAATGGTCTTGACTTCTCGTCATTGGCACAGAACCATGCGCTTTTCCAGAGCCATCAAGAAGCAGGCCGGCATGGTTACCCTCAGCTCAATTTTGCTTCAGCCCAGTCTGTTCAAGGTGCACAGCATAAACCCCAGCATCAAAATGCTGCAGAAGCTAAATCTGTGGCTGGGGATTCATCTTCAACGCCAAGTGCTGGAGATAATGAGAGAAAGAAATCTGCATCTGCAAAGTACCCGAGTGATTCACAGCAGCATTCTCTTTCTTTCTCTAAGCCAGAAAACAAGTCTTTTATGCACCCTTTCCTTGGTAGCAGTGCTAATGAGCCCTCAGTCCGCACTTTGAGCCTTATTGGTGCGGAATCTTCGAATGCCTTTGGGTTAGGCAGCAGCAAATCTTCAAGTGCTTCTACTGCAGCAGCTACGTCAGCTGCAGCCCCATCTGCACCGACCATGtcccagcagcagcaacagcagcaaatTCAGCTGCAGCTGCACCAACACCATCAGCACCAGATGCAGCAACAATTccagcagcagcaactccaacagcagcagcaacagcagcaactccagcagcagcagcaacagcagcaactccagcagcagcagcaacagcagcagcagcaacaacaacagcagcagcaccaGCAACATATGTTACAGCTTcagaaacagcagcagcaacagcaattgTTTCAAAATCATCTGAACTCTCGCCCCAGGTCTGCTGCTCCGAGTAATGCAAGTGGATACTCTGACCGTTTGAGTGCGACGAACTTCCAGAATTTAATGTATCCATCAAGCGCTTCTCAAGGCGGAGTTCCTGGTCAATCACCTCAATTGAAGGCATCGTCGTCGATGAGAGTGTCAGCTCCACCTTCAGCTGCTTCTGTCCCTGCTGCATCCTCGCCTTCTAATTTGATTATGATGAAGAACAGTGGTCTCCATCAACAAGCAAAAGCTCTGCAGGCTCTCTCCACCCCGAATCACCAGTCACAAAGCATGAGTTCGTCGAAGATTGGCCACTCCCTTACTAATCTTTCTACTGGAGGAGCAGGGGACCTATCTCGATCTTCAAATGCTCCGGTTGCTTCTGGTTCGCCATCTAACTCGGTCTCCAAAAGTACTGGTGGTAGCCCACCTGCATCTGGAAGTGCGAAGGGTGGCCAGCCAGTTGTCCAATTGTCATCACCTCAACAACATGCAGCAAAGAACTCTCCTTCAACTTCTGGATCCAAGTCGGCTTCAACAAATCCCTACAGCAGTATGCCTATGCCATCGATCCTTGGTCAGCAACCAAACATGGCTCACTCTGGTGGTAAGCAGCAGTCACATGGACCCTCATTGAAACAACAGCAGGCGTTCCCACAAGGCCATGGCCACGGCCATTTCTTCATCTCCAATGCCTTTGCGCCACAAGGTCCGCCTCAGCATGTAAATGCTGGAGCTGGTGCTGGCCTCTACCAAAAGCGCTCGGCTGACAagacgcagcagcagcagcagcagcagcagaatgcTGTCTCTGGTTCGTCTGCGATGCTCTCTCTTGGTTCCATGTCGATGTCCACATCTGCGGTTCCAGCCGATGCGGGGAAGGCTCATAGTGCAGCTGGCAGTAACATGAAGGCCAATCTTCATCCAGCGCCTGGTGGTTTTATGCACCTTGCGACAGCGGGGCAATCTGCGAGTGGTTCGCCTCACTCTCACCTTTCAGCGGCACAATTGACGTTTTCAATGCCAATGCCCGTAAAGCCTACCAGTGATCAGAAGCCTGCTGCTGGTAATGGACCTCTATCCATACTTGTTTCCCCTGCAGACGTTGTTCCATGTACCGCCACCATATAACTTGACTCAGTTGTTTCGACTAACATAAAACCCTTGTGTTTGTCAGGTAAGTAAAGGACCTAGACGCCAGAGCATGGGGATGCTGCTAATCTGAGTCGGCGAGCTAACTGCTAATTCTGTCGGAAGCTCGGCGCGCGGAAGAAGCGATTGCATGGCAAGAGGCATAGCTGCGAGAGCCGGATCGTCGACGAGGAGGATGATGCACCCATTCCATCCATTCAGGGGCTCTGGCAAATCTGTGGAGTAAAACTGTGGAACGGCTGGCTGATGGGAGTGATACTTGTGTGTAGTAGGTTATCCTCCCATGGTGGAAAGCTGGAGGTGCATAGAAACCCCTTTTTTTAGCAGTTTTATGCAAGATTGTCAAAAGCTGGTCTCTCTCTGaacttctcccctcccctctcctctcctcgaAGTGCTGCTCTGCTCTGGTCTGGTCTCTTTAGATTTGTTCCTTTTGTTGTTGTCTTAACTGAAGGAAGAAGGTTTAATTAGAATGCAGGTCAAGGGAAACTTTTGTGATGCTGCTGCTCTTGccttcctcttttctttctttctttctgtgtttctttcctttttttttctccatGTGTTTTGTCAATACTCAGATCTGCTTGGATTGTTTTAGAAACAATTTGGGGCAGAGAGGGAAATATCTCTCAAGgagtaggagtagtagtagtagtatgttGGATTGTTTTAGAAACAACTGGGGCGGAGGCAGAGAGGCAGataagtagtactagtagttgtTGCATAGCATAGCATGAGAGTGACCATGACCTGCCTTTTGGGTGTGTGCGTTGTAATTAGCTAGGTAGCCTTGTAGAAGAAATGAATCAATCAAGgcggtggatggatggatggataatcTTGTTAAGATAGCAAAGCAGAGTAATTCTGGCCTGTGTGATGACTCGGCACTGCAGTGCTCACTCATCCGAAAGTGCTACTCTTTCCGGTGCGCAGTCCGGCACGCCACTCTTCCACTCCGCCATTTGTTAACTTGcccggacggacggacggacgcgtGCTGCCGCTATCTTCTTCCTAATCGTACCAATCTTCTATTTATAtctaatctatctatctatctatctatgacACTGGGGCTGGATGATGATGATCTCATTCACATGGATCGCTCTCGGCCATCACACGTGTCCGGCCTAACAGCCACCCGACGTGCAGGCTAAAAAGTAAAGTATCTGGAAAATTTTGCCTTGGCCGGGGGACATCGCTTTCCTTTCGCTTGGCGCAATGGCATGGCGTTCCCTCCCTTTCCTGTCCGGAGTGGGTCtgcgcgcacgcacgcacgcacggagCCTTTGTCCAGATGCACCGCCCCGGTTGTTGGTGACATGTGATTAATCGCGTGctggattgattgtttgtttgtttgGGTTAACCTGGCCTTTGCCTTTCTTTCCGGCACGCACTCATGGCTCATCCGTCCATGGGATGCCATGCAGTAGGAGTAGGAGTACTGGTGGTAGTACTACTACCTCGCTGCGATATCGTGTGCATACACACATCAGGTGGCCCCATGGCCTGTCATTATTGCcaaaaactcttgtctttgattgGGACGGGGAGAGAGGTGCGCCAGTGCTTGTTCTGTGCGTCCAGTTGTTGTTTTCGTCAGTAAAATCTGGTGTCCCTGTCGCCGTCGTGACGTAGCACCGCCAGGCTGTTCTGCGAGTCGCCAGAGTTTACCGGCAACTGGATTTGCATGCCCACGCCGTTTGCGCGCTACGTGCGCCGGTCACAAGCGCCTGGGCTGGGTGGGCCACCCGTGCTCGCGCTGTGAACCTTGGGCGGGGCGGTGGAACTCCGGTGGGCGAAAACGGCGAATGCTTGTTTGGTGATCGTCGGCTTCAGATACGATCTACGGTCCAAGTAGGCAAAAAGCGTGGAGATGGGAAAAGATGCAGGATTGAGCGTCCCCGAGAAGTGTTTGATAGCACATGAGAAGGCAAAGGAATTCTACCAAGAGGTTTGAGTGCACTAAAATTTCCTCCAACGTAGAGTATGAGTGAATCATAGGGATTTCAATCACGTGAATCGAACGACCAATGCAGGAAAGTTTTTAAAGGATCCAAATCTTTTGAAAATCCTACAAATTTCATTTGAATCAAAGGAGCTCTCAAGGAAATAGAGGCGGTATGGTTCGCACATGTCTGTTCAAGGATATTGGGAGATCTAGATCTCCGCGAGTGACGCTGCCGAACGAAGAGACTACCTGACTAATAAAAAATGCTACACATAGAAGGGAACTACCAATTGAGGATACGATGAACATCCTTACTCTTCCAGGAAGAAGAAAGGAACTAACTAAGCAATTTACAATCTCTTAGAATTTACATATAGAGGAGGCATCACTGTCATGTTACCAGCCATCAGACCAATAGGGATAGATTTTAGGAAAAGAGAGTGGGAGAGGAGACCCCAAGGTGTGAGAGGATTGAGTGGTCCAAGAGGATGTTATGTTGGGTGGGGTATCCAACAAGAGGACTCATATGTATGTGAAGAGTGACCCTCCACTGTGGCCAAACATCCCTCCGACATCAGCCACTCGATCTCTATTATCGATGCCCCGTCTATTCTATTCTACAAACCCTCCAACTCCCCATCATCCACCCTCCCCTCCCAACCCCACTTAGAACCTCGGTACATACGAGCTTTCAATTCGGATCTAAGATATTCTTTTCACTTTCAACTCGCTTTCTATAAAAACAGTAGACATAACAACTTTAACCAATGTTTCTTGCTTAGATCTATAACTTTGCTTTCGGCACTTACCTCGAAATAATCCCCAGGGTCATGAAGTGGGATCATACCATCGGTGCTTACATCTAAAACTTTGAATCTCTCAATCACCTGGAAATAACCCTCACGGCCATGAAGAGGAAGGACACCATCGATCCTTCGATATAGAACTTTGAATGCGACAATCACCTGGAAATAACCCTCACGACCATGAAGAGGAAGGACACCATCGATGCTTGGATATAGAACTTTGAATCTGGCAATCACTTGGAAAGAACCCCCACTATCATGAAGAGGAAGAACAACATTATTGGAAATTCAGTTAATAGTTGTTTTGAAGAAATCTCTAAACTATAAACTATGATGCTTAGATCTAGAACTATGAATCCGGCAATCACCTGGAAATAACCCTcgcggtcatggagagggaggacACCATTGATGCTTAGATCTAGAACTTTGAGTCCAGCAATCACCTGGAAATAANNNNNNNNNNNNNNNNNNNNNNNNNNNNNNNNNNNNNNNNNNNNNNNNNNNNNNNNNNNNNNNNNNNNNNNNNNNNNNNNNNNNNNNNNNNNNNNNNNNNNNNNNNNNNNNNNNNNNNNNNNNNNNNNNNNNNNNNNNNNNNNNNNNNNNNNNNNNNNNNNNNNNNNNNNNNNNNNNNNNNNNNNNNNNNNNNNNNNNNNNNNNNNNNNNNNNNNNNNNNNNNNNNNNNNNNNNNNNNNNNNNNNNNNNNNNNNNNNNNNNNNNNNNNNNNNNNNNNNNNNNNNNNNNNNNNNNNNNNNNNNNNNNNNNNNNNNNNNNNNNNNNNNNNNNNNNNNNNNNNNNNNNNNNNNNNNNNNNNNNNNNNNNNNNNNNNNNNNNNNNNNNNNNNNNNNNNNNNNNNNNNNNNNNNNNNNNNNNNNNNNNNNNNNNNNNNNNNNNNNNNNNNNNNNNNNNNNNNNNNNNNNNNNNNNNNNNNNNNNNNNNNNNNNNNNNNNNNNNNNNNNNNNNNNNNNNNNNNNNNNNNNNNNNNNNNNNNNNNNNNNNNNNNNNNNNNNNNNNNNNNNNNNNNNNNNNNNNNNNNNNNNNNNNNNNNNNNNNNNNNNNNNNNNNNNNNNNNNNNNNNNNNNNNNNNNNNNNNNNNNNNNNNNNNNNNNNNNNNNNNNNNNNNNNNNNNNNNNNNNNNNNNNNNNNNNNNNNNNNNNNNNNNNNNNNNNNNNNNNNNNNNNNNNNNNNNNNNNNNNNNNNNNNNNNNNNNNNNNNNNNNNNNNNNNNNNNNNNNNNNNNNNNNNNNNNNNNNNNNNNNNNNNNNNNNNNNNNNNNNNNNNNNNNNNNNNNNNNNNNNNNNNNNNNNNNNNNNNNNNNNNNNNNNNNNNNNNNNNNNNNNNNNNNNNNNNNNNNNNNNNNNNNNNNNNNNNNNNNNNNNNNNNNNNNNNNNNNNNNNNNNNNNNNNNNNNNNNNNNNNNNNNNNNNNNNNNNNNNNNNNNNNNNNNNNNNNNNNNNNNNNNNNNNNNNNNNNNNNNNNNNNNNNNNNNNNNNNNNNNNNNNNNNNNNNNNNNNNNNNNNNNNNNNNNNNNNNNNNNNNNNNNNNNNNNNNNNNNNNNNGTCATGAAGATGAAGGACATCCTTGATGCTTAGATCTAGAACTTTGAATCCGACAATCACCTGCAAATAACCCTCATGGTCATGAAGATGAAGGACACCATTATTAGGAATCCAATTATTAGCTATTTGTaacaaatccctaaactctaaACTATGATGGTTAGATCTAAAACATTGAATCTGACAATCACCTGGAAATTACTCTCGCGGTCATGAAGAGGGAGGACACCATCGATGCTTAGATCTAGAACTTTGAATCTGACAATCACCTGGAACTAACCCTCGCGGTCATGAAGAGGGAGGACACCATCGACTCTTAGATCTAGAACTTCAAAGTCATCAATCACATAGAAACGACCCTCACGGTCATGAAGAGGGAAGGCACCATCGATGGAGATAAGACTCACGGAGGAGGGGTAGAGAGGAATATCGATGGAGTGACCACAACATGGAAGCACAACGATGGTGGGCTAGGAACTACATGTTGTCCTCGTCGATGATGGGGGGAGGGGAGGCGATGCCCACGATTTGGAATATGACTACACGAAACACACATGACTCGTGAATTGGCAATTGTGCTAGAGGGGCGAATTGCAATCTAGCTAACGCCAAGGTAGAAACGGAAGAGGATAATGATGTATTTAGAAGGTATTTAGTATTTGCCGGGGATAGGAAGAAACATGTGTGTGTACGGGGAGGTGGTAATGGTTAAGAAAGGCAGTGGTCGCTACAATTTGACAACTATACAATGGATGCTCGATGTTCCTGTTTATTAAGAATTTACGTGAACGGAGCAAGGAGCGATGCAGACCATTAGATCTTGGTAAACTTTacaatttacagtctttttttagAAGTGACGACACAA
The window above is part of the Triticum aestivum cultivar Chinese Spring chromosome 2A, IWGSC CS RefSeq v2.1, whole genome shotgun sequence genome. Proteins encoded here:
- the LOC123188194 gene encoding protein TIME FOR COFFEE isoform X1 translates to MERIREGRRAALAMSGGAPPPRRRLRSNGGGVSGGAGPRDSPRSERRRGDRLMLNGNGRDDGDDTSDDSLGDDDDDPDEELAASAPRFPSVQRRSPSTAPPPSPPQPGAAHHHSSSSSGGGGGGYNNHHHHGPQSMHRKGGSNPKGPIVWKAADEMIGVPVPRKARSASTKRSSHEWTGPGGGSGGGAAVDGSQIQRPSSRPISPASTSATAPARKKLKTLGGGGSSGGSGPVPKQRPSPASAPSAAPPQPPPAKISKSPSFIQEEIEVAEVLFGLTRQFPCPPKQENMNHKPEPKDAPEAKSGNSSPAPSSSVVRPADSASLTTIAPKRKRPRLAKYDNENRPASPAKPDTAEPPARPEVLPVARSDAKPSVSAVAESVASTAAAAATAGAQQEATREPEKREDHRGRDPELRASESDRRDPGPESSRAEPPAAAVKPDGEAAAPVGSEARNGEATTATKSELASDGARQEKFCIDLMAPPPGKLSPDRDGSSDPDADKKGLDSEMDVAGRGNSEKKDGERTRRGLEINLEDEKAQRIPAEELAPKKLTLQLDLEKPSQGDEKSPSERRQPPLPPPQQQQHKPSKSEVKHEKSPLPAALPPMPMTVGGWMGTFPPFSYIAPVPGLSAPGLHHPMDIKPGTSAGLQHPALPPLPVRPKRCATHCYIAQQIQYHQRITKMNSFWPTTAAAAAAAAATRSAPFFGPRGPFNMGVVPPAEAASLLANPMQGSYPVRAHAPLQETKAPSMVPSPFQGSLSKDKAASSSASVAESNQRKQPPALEAQQSSPMPPNMMQAPTFIFPFNQHAAAVAAATAAANRMGDTKSSGTSSAMPSSATAHASAAHAGASAMNLSFANLQPGDAQFLAILQNGYPFQLAAAHAGGAPSYRGMAPPGPGVPYFNGHVYSPHMLNPSQQQGTQQQNHQKNSMPSLSGSSQKHQPQQSQGLLGYAPNANAAAAAAAAAAAAAANSSQSYSSGNQRPVLLHGLAHRQDPDKTLQDGQSSDDKSSHHQKGGHEHNFAIPMHLPNFALMPSAGNQSEKKSNDHHQQPPTSRGQGVRIDLASSQPFVMPFGSIGAPGSAPNGLDFSSLAQNHALFQSHQEAGRHGYPQLNFASAQSVQGAQHKPQHQNAAEAKSVAGDSSSTPSAGDNERKKSASAKYPSDSQQHSLSFSKPENKSFMHPFLGSSANEPSVRTLSLIGAESSNAFGLGSSKSSSASTAAATSAAAPSAPTMSQQQQQQQIQLQLHQHHQHQMQQQFQQQQLQQQQQQQQLQQQQQQQQLQQQQQQQQQQQQQQQHQQHMLQLQKQQQQQQLFQNHLNSRPRSAAPSNASGYSDRLSATNFQNLMYPSSASQGGVPGQSPQLKASSSMRVSAPPSAASVPAASSPSNLIMMKNSGLHQQAKALQALSTPNHQSQSMSSSKIGHSLTNLSTGGAGDLSRSSNAPVASGSPSNSVSKSTGGSPPASGSAKGGQPVVQLSSPQQHAAKNSPSTSGSKSASTNPYSSMPMPSILGQQPNMAHSGGKQQSHGPSLKQQQAFPQGHGHGHFFISNAFAPQGPPQHVNAGAGAGLYQKRSADKTQQQQQQQQNAVSGSSAMLSLGSMSMSTSAVPADAGKAHSAAGSNMKANLHPAPGGFMHLATAGQSASGSPHSHLSAAQLTFSMPMPVKPTSDQKPAAGNGPLSILVSPADVVPCTATI